The segment TCGGCTATCTCGAACATCACCGGCGACGGCCAGCGGCCGTTGCGCTGGAGATGGTCGTCCGTCAGCCCGTGCACCTCCGTCGCCCCGGCGGGCACCGGCACGCCCGGGTTGACCAGCCAGCGGCTCACCCGCGGCCGCACCCCGGGCGCGTCCTGGACGACGAGGGCGGCCGACACGATCCGGTCGGTCTCCACGTCGACGCCCGTCGTCTCCGTGTCAAAGGCGGCCAGCGGCCCCTCGTACCAGTACGTCATACGCACACAACCCCTCGTTCACCCACGGCAGCTGACGCCCCGTCTTCTGCCTGTTTGGTGATACCCGGGCTGTTTGCGCCGTACGCCGGAAGGACACAACACGAGTACGGGTCATTGCAGTTCAGCGGCCCGTCACGGGGACTGGCTTTGCGTGGAAGGCTGTTGGTCATGGCGATAGCGCAGCCCGAGCGGAGCGGGCTGCTGCCCGAACGCGAGGGGCTTCATCGCGGCACGCTCGCCACCACCGCCTGCATGGAGACACTCCAGGTCGCCTATCTGCACGCCGTCGCGGCGGCGGCGGGCTGCTCGCTGTCCCAGCCGTTCCCGGACAACGGCATCGACTGGCACGTCAGCCACAGCGCACCGCAGCACACCGTCGACGACGAGGTCACCATCAAGGTGCAGCTCAAGGCGACCTACCAGATCCGGCCCGAGCCGCCGGGCCGCTTCTTCTCCTTCACGCTCGACAACGACCACCTGCGCAAGCTCGCCCGCAGCCCGGTGTCGGTGCACAAGATCCTCGTCGTGATGCTCGTACCGAGGTCCCAGGACCAGTGGCTGCGGGCCGGCCACGACCGCCTCGACCTGCGGCACTGCTGCTACTGGGTCAATCTCGCCGGCCACCCGATCACGGGCCGGACCCGGACCACCGTGCGGATACCGACCACACGCATCTTCGACGACCGGGCGCTGTGCGAGATCATGACGCGGGTCGGGACGGGAGGCAGACCGTGACCCACCGCCCCCTCGACGAGCCGCTGCGGCCGGTGCGGCCGCACCCCGAGGCCCCGTGGAACCAGCCCCCCGAGCCCGGCCGCGTCGACCCGGCCGTCCTCGGCGCCCTGCTGCGCCGGCACGGCTGGCAGCGGCGCGGCGGCGCCCCCGGACGCTACGGCCGCTGGACCCCGCCGGGGCCGGGCGGCGGCGGGACCAGCCTCCTCGTGCCGGAGAGCCGGGCCTTCCCCGACAGCGACGACCTGCTCGGCGAGGCGCTCCTCGCGCTCACCCGCAGCGGCACGCCCTCCGCGCGCGAGGTGCTGGTCGGGCTCGCCGTCCCGAGCGACGAGATCCGCTGGTGGCGCGACGCGCCCACCGGACCCGCCGGGGCCGCCTCCTGGGCCGTCGAGGAACAGCTGCGCGGCGCCGCCCGCCAGATGCTGCTGGCCGGCGCGCTCGCCACGCGCGCGCGGGCCGGCTACCACGGCGCCCGGCACCGGCGCGCGGCCCTGGGCGCCCTGGAGAGCGTCCTGGTCGGCTCGGCCGCGGGCGGGCGCTGCCTGACGGCCTTCGCGCCCGTCGAGGAGGCCCGCCCCCTCGCCGTGCGTCTGCACCAGGCGCTGTACGCGGTCCGCGCGGCCGTCGACTACCAGCGGGCCACCGGCGGCCTGGACGCCTTCGACGGGGCCGTCGAGGCCGGCGCCAGCCGCGAGCTCACCGAGGCGCTGATCGCACTCGTCCGGGGCACCGAGGGCGCCCGTGTCGCCGTCGAATGGGCGCCGGCCGCCGGGGTCCCCGAGGCGTGCGCCGCGGGCGGCGAACCGGTCGAGTTCTCGCCCGGCGACCTGTCCGCGCTGCGCGAGGCGGGCGCCCGCTATCTGCGTGAGGAGCCCTCCGTGCCCGTACGGGTCACCGGGGCGGTCGTCCGGCTGCGCAGGTCGGGTCCGCGCGGCGAGGGCGGCGTACGGCTGCGGGTGCTGGCCGGCGCCGACGTCCCGCACGTGCGGCTCACCCTGGACGAGGAGGACTACCGCGCCGCCTGCCAGGCCCACCTGGCCGGACTGCCGGTACGGGTGCAGGGCCGCCTGGAGAGCAGGGGCGGCTTCCGCCGGATCACGGGCGCCTGCGGGGTCGTACCCGTGGAGGTCGACGAGGCCGAGCGGGACCGGCTGATGAAGTCCGCGCAGGGCGAACAGGGGGACGCCGAGGACGCGGACCGCTTCGACGAGGCCTGCGGGGGAGAGCGCCCGCGGGATTGATTTCGCGGTCGGCGGGTGCGGGTCGGTACGATCGCCTCTTGCGCGCGCTCCCGGTATGGCG is part of the Streptomyces asoensis genome and harbors:
- a CDS encoding DUF4365 domain-containing protein, with protein sequence MAIAQPERSGLLPEREGLHRGTLATTACMETLQVAYLHAVAAAAGCSLSQPFPDNGIDWHVSHSAPQHTVDDEVTIKVQLKATYQIRPEPPGRFFSFTLDNDHLRKLARSPVSVHKILVVMLVPRSQDQWLRAGHDRLDLRHCCYWVNLAGHPITGRTRTTVRIPTTRIFDDRALCEIMTRVGTGGRP